In the Enterococcus saigonensis genome, one interval contains:
- the mprF gene encoding bifunctional lysylphosphatidylglycerol flippase/synthetase MprF: protein MQKLIAKLKGYESIFKMIFLFAVIVIVAGELISISKTINVEQLKTTLIDVPIYKVFLMFVIGLIAVLPMVGYDFTLNKMLNLEHKKSYIFETSWLINTINNIAGFGGFVSIGLRSEFFGKGKKGKDVVSALSKILIFLMSGLSIYSLISFFLVMFTDINPYLQQYWIWLIGGGLYFPAILLITHFKKSGLLGGLKPRFRIELIVSSFLEWTGVAGSFLAIGYLMEVPFPLWQVLPLYIAASVIGIVSMIPGALGSFDIMMILGLSNLGINRETVIAWLLLYRIFYYLIPFAIGLVLFFKNLWTRIDTRYSGIPKQLTLEIFHKIEVAMLYFSGIMMVLMATVPQAFSEFKWLQHVNPFRFHIIVQFPSIVLGFSLLIMGRAIASRVKRAYFPTIILIVAAIIYTILIDFSLVAITFLSLILLITLLSKTELFREQLVYSWEQLTIDGIIIGGLTLLYLVIGIYNLPTFPHHHRKTISFFLFPSEKLWFSGFIAILVITLFILLFVRYLQGKKKQPGEIFNEAKVSHILNTYGGNSDSQLVYLKDKNIFVYNDGADDTVFLQFATYNNKNVVMGSPNGKKADFEAAIAQFIHEADVLGYLPVFYETDEDTVMILHELGYDFIKMGEEALVELDTFTTSGKKMKGTRAVLNKIEKNGFNFEILQPPYSADEMTTFKEISDSWLDGRKEKGFSLGFFDEDYLQRGPMAVVKNSEGEIVSFANIIPTYTKEIGTIDLMRHHADKAPSGSMDFLFVNLFSYMQENGIQYFDLGMAPLSNVGQSRKSFIQERIAYLVYEFGSRFYSFQGLRDYKEKYASQWRSRYTLYSRDSWIAYVMLAILFIDNRSIDKKKTLHGVKRFLKH, encoded by the coding sequence ATGCAAAAACTCATTGCCAAATTAAAAGGTTATGAAAGTATTTTTAAAATGATTTTTCTCTTTGCTGTTATCGTAATTGTTGCTGGTGAATTAATTTCTATCAGTAAAACCATTAATGTAGAACAATTAAAAACCACTTTGATTGACGTTCCAATTTATAAAGTCTTTTTGATGTTTGTCATTGGTCTAATAGCTGTATTGCCAATGGTTGGTTATGACTTTACGTTAAATAAAATGTTGAATTTAGAGCACAAAAAAAGTTATATCTTTGAAACAAGCTGGTTGATCAATACAATCAATAATATTGCTGGTTTCGGCGGTTTCGTCAGTATTGGTTTGCGTTCTGAATTTTTCGGCAAAGGAAAAAAAGGCAAAGATGTTGTCAGTGCCTTATCCAAGATATTGATCTTTTTAATGTCTGGTCTATCTATTTACAGTCTTATTTCGTTTTTCTTGGTTATGTTCACTGATATTAATCCTTATTTACAACAATACTGGATTTGGCTGATCGGGGGCGGCCTATATTTTCCAGCTATTTTACTCATTACTCATTTTAAAAAGTCAGGATTGTTAGGTGGACTCAAACCACGATTTCGGATTGAACTGATTGTCAGCTCTTTTCTTGAGTGGACAGGTGTTGCAGGTTCATTTTTAGCAATCGGTTATTTAATGGAAGTTCCATTTCCGTTGTGGCAAGTTTTACCTCTATACATCGCAGCTTCAGTTATCGGAATTGTTTCGATGATTCCTGGTGCGTTAGGCAGTTTTGATATTATGATGATTTTAGGCTTATCCAATTTAGGCATTAATCGCGAAACTGTTATTGCCTGGCTATTGCTGTATCGCATTTTTTATTACTTAATTCCGTTTGCAATCGGACTTGTCTTATTCTTTAAAAATTTATGGACCAGAATAGATACACGATATTCAGGTATCCCCAAACAACTGACCTTAGAAATTTTTCATAAAATTGAAGTAGCAATGTTATATTTTTCTGGGATTATGATGGTCTTAATGGCGACGGTCCCGCAAGCATTTTCTGAGTTCAAATGGCTACAACATGTTAATCCATTTCGTTTTCATATTATCGTTCAATTTCCAAGTATTGTTTTAGGATTTAGTTTATTAATTATGGGACGAGCCATTGCATCACGAGTAAAACGAGCTTACTTTCCAACCATAATATTAATTGTTGCTGCTATTATTTACACGATCTTAATTGATTTTAGTCTAGTAGCAATTACTTTTTTAAGTTTAATTCTACTCATCACACTATTATCAAAGACAGAATTATTTCGCGAACAGTTGGTTTATTCTTGGGAGCAGTTAACCATCGACGGTATTATTATCGGTGGATTGACCTTGTTGTATTTAGTGATTGGGATTTATAACCTCCCAACATTTCCACATCATCACAGAAAAACCATCAGTTTCTTCTTGTTTCCATCTGAAAAGTTGTGGTTTTCAGGCTTTATTGCCATTTTGGTTATTACATTATTTATTTTACTTTTTGTCCGCTATTTACAAGGCAAGAAAAAACAACCCGGAGAAATTTTCAATGAGGCCAAAGTTAGCCATATTTTGAACACTTACGGTGGAAATTCAGACTCTCAATTAGTCTATTTAAAAGACAAAAACATTTTCGTCTACAACGACGGCGCTGATGATACCGTATTCTTGCAATTTGCTACTTATAACAATAAAAATGTTGTTATGGGGAGTCCCAATGGAAAAAAAGCGGATTTTGAAGCGGCTATCGCACAATTTATCCACGAAGCTGACGTATTAGGTTACTTACCTGTCTTTTACGAAACAGATGAAGATACTGTAATGATTTTACATGAATTAGGGTATGATTTTATTAAAATGGGCGAAGAAGCTTTAGTTGAATTGGATACTTTCACAACTTCTGGTAAGAAAATGAAAGGAACCCGAGCTGTTTTAAATAAAATCGAGAAAAATGGCTTTAACTTTGAAATTTTACAGCCCCCATATTCAGCTGATGAAATGACTACATTTAAAGAAATTTCAGATAGTTGGCTAGATGGACGGAAAGAAAAGGGCTTCTCACTGGGATTTTTTGATGAAGATTACTTACAGCGCGGGCCCATGGCCGTAGTAAAAAATAGCGAGGGAGAAATCGTTTCTTTTGCTAATATTATTCCAACTTACACAAAGGAAATTGGTACCATTGACTTAATGCGTCATCACGCTGATAAGGCGCCTTCTGGTAGTATGGATTTTTTATTTGTTAATTTGTTTTCGTACATGCAAGAAAATGGTATTCAATATTTTGACTTAGGGATGGCACCACTTTCAAATGTTGGCCAATCTCGTAAAAGTTTTATCCAAGAACGTATTGCCTATTTGGTTTACGAATTTGGCTCTCGTTTTTACTCCTTCCAAGGTTTGCGAGATTACAAAGAGAAATATGCTAGTCAATGGCGTTCCCGCTACACTTTATACTCACGGGATAGCTGGATTGCATATGTCATGTTAGCCATTTTATTTATCGATAATCGTTCAATAGACAAAAAGAAGACTCTCCATGGAGTTAAACGCTTTTTAAAGCATTAA
- the lepB gene encoding signal peptidase I — translation MKNFKDYFWMTIKYAIIALAIAILVRGFLLIPVPVEGNSMETTLKQGDMVVMEKISKIKRFDVVVFQLASGTTYIKRVIALPGDELRYDNDILYINGKKVPEKFLTANKQNLADEGSFTNDFSLEELTGAKKLAADSYFVMGDNRRISKDSRSFGAIKSQDILGKARFVYYPIKHWRII, via the coding sequence ATGAAAAACTTTAAAGACTATTTTTGGATGACAATAAAATATGCTATTATTGCGCTTGCCATTGCTATTTTAGTTCGTGGTTTTTTATTAATTCCGGTACCCGTAGAGGGAAACTCAATGGAGACTACCTTGAAACAAGGGGATATGGTTGTCATGGAGAAAATTTCTAAAATTAAGCGTTTTGATGTGGTTGTTTTTCAACTTGCGAGCGGGACAACTTATATTAAGCGTGTAATTGCTTTACCAGGAGATGAATTGCGCTACGACAATGATATACTTTATATTAACGGTAAAAAAGTACCAGAAAAATTTTTAACAGCAAACAAGCAAAATTTAGCTGACGAGGGTTCATTTACGAATGACTTTTCTTTAGAGGAATTAACCGGAGCAAAAAAATTAGCAGCAGATAGCTATTTTGTTATGGGAGATAATCGACGTATTTCAAAAGACAGTCGTTCATTTGGCGCGATTAAATCTCAAGATATTTTAGGAAAGGCACGTTTTGTTTATTATCCTATTAAACACTGGCGTATTATTTAA
- a CDS encoding alpha/beta fold hydrolase produces MTKGYIFLTDQTKLYYERFGAGKPLIFLHGNNSNGRYFKEQIPFFSAHFDCLILDTRGHGKSDNKANELNFRLLAGDLAEVMEQLQLHKASILGFSDGANLAMVFAHIFPEKVEKLILNSGNYRLNGEKWPPKIATQFGYFICAFLGLFSQFFYRKKNILSLMIYP; encoded by the coding sequence ATGACAAAAGGCTATATCTTTTTAACCGATCAGACAAAACTTTACTATGAGCGCTTTGGTGCGGGCAAGCCATTAATTTTTTTACATGGCAATAACAGTAACGGCCGCTACTTCAAAGAACAAATTCCATTTTTTTCGGCTCATTTTGATTGTCTTATTCTCGATACAAGAGGCCATGGAAAGTCTGATAACAAAGCAAATGAACTTAATTTTCGACTCCTAGCTGGAGATTTAGCCGAAGTTATGGAACAACTCCAACTTCATAAAGCAAGTATTTTAGGTTTCAGTGATGGCGCTAATCTAGCCATGGTTTTTGCTCATATTTTTCCAGAAAAAGTTGAAAAATTAATTTTGAATTCTGGTAACTACCGTCTAAATGGTGAAAAGTGGCCACCAAAAATTGCCACTCAATTTGGCTATTTTATTTGTGCTTTTTTAGGGCTTTTTAGTCAATTTTTTTATCGTAAAAAAAATATTCTCAGCTTGATGATTTACCCCTAA
- a CDS encoding DUF368 domain-containing protein produces the protein MEKSMSKEAKTKDWLLRFVKGMFIGSGFILPGVSGGALAAIFGIYERIISFLAHITRNFKENVLFFIPVGLGGITGVFLLSFVVSFLLGTYETIILWFFVGCIIGTVPALWKEAGKKGRSTREIIILTVSFVLGFLFLWKGSGLFSHVDQNFFTWIIAGGLIGLGMIVPGLSPSNFLVYMGMYKAMSDGIKDLNFSVIIPIGIGGIITVLGLSKVMDYIFSKAYPQLFHFILGIVFASTVMIIPTNYSGFGMGGYLGCLVLCILGVLLGAWMSKLEDQYK, from the coding sequence ATGGAAAAATCAATGTCAAAAGAGGCGAAAACAAAGGATTGGTTGTTGCGTTTTGTTAAAGGGATGTTTATTGGTTCAGGTTTTATCTTACCTGGAGTTTCTGGGGGAGCATTAGCAGCAATTTTTGGCATTTATGAACGAATTATTTCTTTTTTAGCCCATATTACCCGCAATTTTAAGGAAAATGTTCTATTTTTCATTCCTGTTGGTTTAGGCGGGATAACCGGGGTATTCTTACTATCTTTTGTGGTTAGTTTTTTATTAGGGACCTATGAAACTATCATTTTATGGTTTTTTGTAGGCTGTATTATTGGAACAGTACCCGCTTTATGGAAAGAAGCAGGAAAAAAAGGACGAAGTACACGGGAAATCATTATTTTGACAGTTAGTTTTGTTTTAGGTTTTCTGTTTTTGTGGAAGGGATCTGGGTTGTTCTCACATGTAGATCAAAACTTTTTTACTTGGATTATTGCTGGTGGTTTAATCGGGTTAGGGATGATTGTACCTGGTCTTAGTCCATCGAACTTTTTAGTTTATATGGGAATGTATAAAGCTATGTCTGATGGAATTAAAGATTTGAATTTTAGTGTGATTATCCCTATTGGAATTGGTGGTATCATTACAGTCTTAGGATTATCAAAAGTAATGGATTATATTTTTAGTAAAGCTTATCCACAATTATTTCATTTTATTTTAGGAATTGTTTTTGCATCAACTGTTATGATTATTCCAACAAATTATAGTGGTTTTGGAATGGGCGGCTATTTAGGTTGTTTAGTCTTGTGTATTTTAGGTGTACTTTTGGGTGCTTGGATGAGTAAGTTGGAAGATCAATACAAATAA
- a CDS encoding lysozyme family protein — translation MFKKISKVLLKIFVLVVIIGVSAIGYRNYQILKRVHQYDADVTQAVKKYQIQEYEKVAQAIIFTESKGRGSDIMQSSESSYGQQNKIATSEESIDTGVEFLAKAIKKAKEKNCDIWTAVQAYNFGLDYINYVAKNGGKNTLKLAENYSKNILSPILGNEEKTKYRYWGFQSIFYNGGFLYHNGGNMFYADVVKMNEKKINWTNFLF, via the coding sequence ATGTTTAAAAAAATTAGCAAGGTACTATTAAAAATTTTTGTTTTAGTAGTTATAATTGGTGTTTCTGCTATTGGCTACCGGAATTATCAAATACTAAAACGTGTGCATCAATATGATGCAGATGTTACACAAGCGGTAAAAAAATATCAAATACAAGAATATGAAAAAGTAGCACAAGCAATCATTTTTACTGAATCAAAAGGTCGCGGCTCTGATATTATGCAGAGTTCTGAAAGTAGTTATGGTCAGCAAAATAAAATCGCAACTTCAGAAGAAAGTATTGATACGGGTGTCGAATTTTTGGCAAAAGCAATAAAAAAAGCTAAGGAAAAAAATTGTGATATTTGGACTGCTGTTCAGGCGTATAACTTTGGCTTAGATTACATTAACTATGTTGCAAAAAATGGTGGTAAAAATACTTTGAAATTAGCTGAAAATTACTCGAAAAATATTTTGTCGCCTATTTTAGGAAATGAAGAGAAAACAAAATATCGGTATTGGGGTTTTCAATCAATTTTTTATAATGGCGGATTTTTATATCATAATGGTGGCAATATGTTTTATGCAGATGTGGTAAAAATGAATGAAAAGAAAATCAATTGGACAAACTTTTTATTTTAG